ACGAGCGCATCGTGGCCGACAGTGTCGCGGTGATCGGCGGCGGCGAGACCGCTGCGTCGATCCTCAACGAGCTGTTCCACCATCGGGTTTCGTCGATCACCGCGATCTCGCCGCAGGCGACGCTGTTCACCCGCGGCGAGGGCTTCTTCGAGAACTCGCTGTTCTCCGATCCCGCCGGATGGCGCAGCCTCAGCCACGCCGAACGCCGCAACTGCATCGCCCGCACCGACCGCGGGGTCTTCTCCGCACGGGTCCAGGAGTCGCTGCTGGCCGACGAGCGGATCACCCACCTGCGTGGCCGCGTCGCGCGGGTCTTCGACCAGGACAACAAGATCTGGATCACGCTGCGCACCGACAACTGCGGTGAACCGCAGGAGACGCTGCACCGCTACGACCTCGTCATCGACGGGTCCGGCGCCGACCCGCTGTGGTTTTTGCCGCTGCTGCAACCGGACGCGGTGGGACTGCTGGAGTCGGAGGTCGGTGCGCCGCTGTCCGGTGAGCGACTCGAAGAGTGCATCGGTCCCGATCTGGCGATCGCCGGTGTCAATCCGAAACTGTTCCTGCCCAACCTGTCCGGCGTCAACGAGGGTCCCGGATTTCCCAACCTGAGTTGCCTGGGACTGCTGTCGGACCGGGTGCTCGGCGCCGAGATTCAGCGTGCCGCTGCCACAACCTCGATGGGGAGATCCGGTGAGTATCAATCCGTTTGACGACGAAGACGGCACCTTCTACGTGTTGACCAACGACGAGGAACAGCACAGCCTGTGGCCGGAGTCCATCGGCCGGCCGGCCGGCTGGCGGGTGGTGTTCGGTGCGGACAGCCGCGCCAACTGCCTGGCCTACGTCGAGCAGCACTGGACGGATATGCGGCCCAAGACTCTTCGCGACGCAATGGCCGCCGACTGACGCCCGCCGACTGACGCCGCCGGTTGAGGATGCCCGCCGACTAGGGCCGGCGCGGTGTCCCGTTCCCGCCTCAGGCGTCCAGCTTGGCCAGCACGTCGGCGATCGACGCCCCGCCCAGTAGGTCCGCGACATCGAGCTCGTGGTCGAACTCCTTCTTGACGCGACGGCGAAACTCGAGCGCCTGCAACGAATCCAGGCCGATCGCCACCATCGGGATGGTGGTGTCGATCGCCTCCACACTGTCCACCCCGATGGCCCCGGCCAGCAGGCTCATCAACCGGTGCGACGCGCCGGCGGGTGCCTCGACCGCCACGGAAGGGGCAGGTCCGGCCGCGGGTGCGGCCGCGGGTTCGGGCTCGGAAAGCTGCGCCAGCAGCGAGTCGCGGCCACAGGTCGCAAGCACCGACCGGGCACGATCCAGGTCGAACGCGGCGACGGCGGCGTTGGTGGCAAGTCTGGTCATCCCGACCGCCAGCGCATCAGCGGGCGCCATCGGGACAACGCCGAGACCGGACAGCATGGCCAGTCCCGAGTCGTCGAGGTGCACCTTCCAATGCCCCCATTGCACCGACACGCAGTCCAGGCCCTCGGCCCGAACGTGGTGTGCCAGGGCGTCGAGCATACGGTTGCCGGCGGCGTACAGCGCCAGGCCGCGACCCCCGACGGTGGCCGACACCGACGAGCACAGGACCACGCGGCAGTCGTCGGTTCTGGGGAAGCTGCGCAGGATGCGTGCGATTCCCACCACCTTGGCGCTCAGCGCGGCATGCACCTTGTCGGTGGTGATGTCTTCGAGTTCGACACCCGAATACTCGACCGCGCCATGGATGATCACGTCGGCAGGAGCGTCCCGGTGCCGCTCGGCCAGCTGCGCCACCGAAGCCGGATCGCTCAGGTCACACCTGGCGACCTCGATGTGAGTCGTTGTGGCGGAACGGATCTGGCGCAGCCGCTCCCCGACGGCGGTGGTCTCGCCGGTTCTGCTGACCAGCGTGATGCGCTGGGCGCCCTGCTGGGCGAAGTGCCCGCAGAACTCGAGTCCGAGTTTCCCGGTGCCGCCGACGATCAGGACGTGCCCGGGACGCGCGGCGGCCGTGCCGGCGGCGCATTTCTCGCCCGGCACGACACGCTTGGCGTACAGGCCGCCGTCGCGCAGCGCGAGTTCGGATTCCCCGGCCGTGTGCAGCGCCTTGAGCACCGGCGCCGCGGTTGCCGCCGATGCGCCGGCCGGCAGGTCGAGGTGGCGGAACCGCACGCCGGGATATTTCGCGCCGATGCTGCGGAATCCCGCGCTGGCCGCCGCGTGCACGAGGTCCGGCGGCCCGTCGTCGGTGACGACGGCCTCGCCGGCCACCGTCACCAGCCAGCAGTCGGTGACCCCGCCGTGCACCCCGGGCCACCACGCGCGCTCGGCGAAGAAAGCGGCGACACGATCCGCCGCGGCGACGGCGTCCAGCTTCGGCGATGCCGGCAGCAGGATGACGTGGGTGTCCAAATCGTCTTGGGCGGCGGCACTCTCGCTGTCGATCGACCGGGCCGTTGCGCCCAGTTCGGCGGCTGCGGCACACAGTGCCTCAACCAGCTCGGCGCAGTCTCCGGTGTGATCGATGAGCCCGATGGACCGCGGCCGGGTCAGCGACCGGCGCGTCAGGCGAACCCATTCCTCGGCGAGCAGCCGCGGCTGTGCCGACGGCGAAGCCGCGCCAACCTCGGGCACTGCCGGTCGGCTGGTCGGTGTGGCGGTCTTACGCCGCGGTAGTACCTCGTCGTAGGGCAGCCACAGGGTGGTCTCGTTCATCAGGGTGTTCGGGAAGTCGGGAAGCGGTTCAGCGGCCGGGTGCTCGGAGTCGACGCGCAGGAGATCCCACCGGTAGTTCAGGTCATGAACGGCCAACTGCGCGAGGTTTGTGGTGAATTCGCGCAGATCGGTCGCGGTCCGGACGGAGGTGCTGACCACCCGGGAAGCCATTTCGTCGCCGCCGCGGGCGGCGAGGTTCTCGTGGATCGCCAGTTGCAGGGTCGGATGCTCGGCCAGTTCGACGAACGTGTCGACATTCAGTTCGGCGGCGGCCGCGACCGCCTTGTCGAACCGCACCGTGTTACGCAGGTTCCAAAACCAGTACTGGTCGACCGGCAGGTCCGGGGTGATCGCGGCGCCGAGAGTGGAACCGAAACAGTCGATCTCGCTGTCCAGGAACTTGGGATTCGCCAGCTGCCGCTGCGAGGCCGCGCGTACCGTGTCGCCGAGTCCGTTGATCAGGCTGGTGTGCGCCGGATACCGGACACCGATGACCCGGGCGAACACACCGCGCTCGGACAGCGCGGCCACGAGGTCCTGCACCGTCTCCCGGTCGCCCGAGATGCCGGTCATATTGGGCGAATTCACCACCGACAGCTCCGCCCAGCCGGTACAGCGGGCCAACAGCTCTTCGCAGCTGTCCCGGTCGGTCGCCACCACGGCCATCGAGTAGGTCACCCGACTCGATCTCGCGGGCGGCCAGCGCACGAATACCGATGACGCGCACCGCATCCGCCAACGTGATCAGCCCCGAAACGTAGGCGGCGGCGATCTCGCCCTGGCTGTGTCCGACGGTGACCTGCGGGACGACCCCGACCGATCGCCACGCCGCGGCCAGGCCCGCCATCTGCGTGAACAGAGCCGGTTGCACCGTGCCGGCGTCGCTCTCGGCGGTCAATTGGTCGTCGAGCAGATAGGGCAGCGGCGACTGGCCCGAGTACTCCACGAAAGCTTGCGCACAGCGGTCCGCCTCCGCACGAAAGGCCGGAATCAGCTCGTAGAACAACCGCCCCATCCCGGGACGCTGACTGCCCTGGCCCGGAAAGACGTAGGCGAGCCGACGGGCCGCCGCCCCCGCGGCGCCCACCACCGAAGGGTGGTCACGACCCTCGGCGATCGCGCCCAGCGCCGCCAGCAGCTCGTCACGGTCGTTGACCATGGCCAGCGCACGGTGCTTGCGGGCCACCCGGGTGCCGAACAGCATCTGCGCGATGGCCGGTGGTGTCACGCTCGGGTGCGATGCCGCGTAGGACAGCACGGCGGCGGCTTCGCCACGCAGCAACTCCGGTGTCTCCGAGGTCAGCAGGACCGGGATCGAGCCGTCCGGAAGCCGGTAGGTCACGCCGTGGTGGGCAACTGTCACTTCGTCACTTCCCCTGCCGCTGCGGGCATTTCGATGATGGCGTGGGCGTTGGCGCCCCCCGCGCCGAACGACGACGTCGCGCCGTAGCGAATCCCGTCCTTGGCCGGCCACGGGTGAACCTTGGTGGCCAGGCGCAGTCCGACCAGGTCCCAGTCCAGCATCTTGGTCGGGTTGTCGGCGTAGAGGGTCGGCGGAATCTGACCGTGGTGGCCGGCCAGCAGCAGCTTGATCAGGCCGAGGATGCCGGACGCGGCCTGCGGGTGGCCGAGGTTGGACTTGATCGAGCCCAGCAGCGCCTGGCTGCCCGCTGCGCCGTAGGTCTTGAACAAGGCGAGCAGCTCCACCGGGTCGCCGGCCTGGGTTGCGGTGCCGTGCCCCTCGATCATCCCGACATCGGCGGGGTCGATGCCCACCACGTCGAGCGTCTTGCGCACGACTTGTTCCTGCGCCCGGACCCGGGGGACCAGGATCGGCTTGCCTTTACCGTTGTGATTGGTGCGGATGGCCAGGATGCGCCCGTAGATGTGGTGGCCCAATTGTTTTGCCCGCGATTCGCGTTCGATGACCACCATGCCCGCGCCTTCGCCCCATACGGTGCCGCTGGCGTCGTCGGAGTAGGCGCGGCAGTGCCCGTCGTCGGAAAGCGCGTTCAGCCGGGAGAATTCGTAGAAGGCGCCCGGGGAACCCATTACGCACACCCCGCCGGCCAGCGCCCAGTCGCATTCGTCGAAGGCGACGGCGGTAGCGGCCAGGTGTACCGCGGTCAGCGAGGACGCACAGGCGGTGTCGAGGCTGATGGACGGACCGGTCAGCCCCAGACTGTGCGAAATCCTTGCAGCCCCGCCCAATTGGCCCAGGCTGGCGATGCGGTGTCCGGTGAAGGCATCGGCCACCGAGGCGCGCGGCCCGTACTCCATCGGTGACATCCCGACGAAGCAGCCCACGAATTCGCCGTCCAGCGTCCCGGGGTTGATCCCGGTGTTCTCCAGCGCTTTCCACGCCACGCGCATCGCGACGCGCTGCTGGGGGTGCATCACCAGTGCTTCGCGGTGGGTGATCCCGAACAATGTGGGGTCGAAAGTGGTTGCGCTGTCCAGGAACCCGCCCGCATCGTGGACCGGGCCCCAGCCGTCCATCTCCGATACCGAGAACAGCTCGTCCAACGGCCAGCCGCGGTCGCGCGGGAACGGGCCGATCAGTTCCCTGGATTCGGTGAGCGCCTGCCACAGTGCGGCCGGGGTGTCGATGCCGCCGGGCGCCTCGACGGCCAACCCGGAGATGACGATGTGATCTTCGGTCGACCCGGCTGTCACGGTCCGGCCGTAGGTCATGATCTCGACTCGGACTGCCGCAGTTCGCCGGCCAGCAGCTCGGCGATCGCCTCGGTGTGTTCGTTGAGGAAGAAGTGTCCGCCGTCGAACATCGTCACCTCGACGGAGTCGGTGTGCTTGCCCCATCCGTAAAGGTCGCCCAGTGTGACGATCGGATCCTGGTCGCCGCCCAGTGCGTGGATGGGCGCGGAGATCCTGACGTCCTCGTCGCACGCGTACGCGTCGCAGGCGCGGTAGTCGGCCTTGATCACCGGCAGTGCCAGTCGCATCAGGTCACGGTTGCCGAAGACGTCGGAGTTGGTGCCCTCCAGCGCCGCGAGGTGGGTGAGGATCTCCTCGTCGGTTTCGGGGTGCGACGGCTTGTTCGCCGCGTTGCACGGCGCGACCGCGGCCGAGACGGTGAGGTGTGCGACGTCGACGCCGTTGGCTTCGGCGATCCGGGCGAACTCGAACGCCACCCAGCCGCCCATGCTGTGCCCGAAGGCCGCGACCGGGACACCGCGATTGTGGTCCGAGCGGGCGAACTCCTCGAATGCTCCGGCGGCGATCTCGGGCAGTGAACCCAGCGGTGGTTCGGCGGCCCGGTCCTGGCGTCCGGGGTACTGGAACACGATGACGTCGAACTTGCTGCTCAGCGCCTTGGAGAAGGCGCGGTAGGCCGATGCGCCGGCGCCGGCGTGGGGGAAGACCAACAGCGTGGGGCTGCCCGGGGATTCAGGTTTGTGGAACTGCCTGATCCACCCAAGGGTGCGCGGCATGCATCGTCACCTTTCGCTCGCTGCTGACTGGCCGGGCGCCTGGCGCCGACCGGTCACCTGTTCGGCGGGTCCCGAAGACGTCGAGCCGGCCTTGTCGCACGTCAGTCCCCCAGGAACTTCGTAACTTAGCGAAGGCTAACATAATCTGCTGAGGCCGGATCGGGCCGATCGGAAGACGACGTACGAAGGGGGTTGAGGCTGATGCGCGTCGTGTCGTTCGGCTTCCAGACCTGGGGACACAAGACCCTGCAGGCGCTGATCGAGCTCGGGCACGATGTCGTTCTCGCGGTCACCCACCCGGCCAGTGCCGAGTCCTACAAAGCCATCTGGTCGGCCTCGGTCGAGGAACTCGCCCGCGAACACGGCATTCCGGTCCATGTCACCACCCGTGCCGACGCCGAGACCATCGACGTCGTCAAGCGCGCCGAACCCGACGTCATCGTCGTCAACAGCTGGTACAGCTGGATGCCGCCCGAGCTGTACACGCTGCCGCCGCACGGCACCCTGAACCTGCACGATTCGCTGCTCCCCAAGTTCACCGGGTTCTCCCCGGTGCTGTGGGCGTTGATCAGCGGCGAAACCGAATTCGGGCTGACGGTGCACCGGATGGACGAGGGCCTGGACACCGGAGACATCCTGGTGCAGCGGTCGTTACCCATCGGCGCGAGCGACACCGGCACCGATTTGGTGGTCAAGGGCATGGAGCTGATCCCGGGCGCGTTGCGGGAGGCGCTGGACGCGCTGGAGTCCGGCACCGCGCGCTGGCGGCCGCAGCACAAGGCCGAGCGGACCTACTTCCACAAGCGTTCCGAACGTGACAGCCTGATCGACTGGAATTGGCCGGCCGAAGACCTGGAACGGTTCGTGCGGGCCCTGTCGGACCCCTATCCGCGCCCGTTCACCCATTACCGCGGCGAACGCATCGAAGT
The nucleotide sequence above comes from Mycobacterium kiyosense. Encoded proteins:
- a CDS encoding putative polyketide synthase MbtD (frameshifted, insertion at around 2146881) — translated: MTYSMAVVATDRDSCEELLARCTGWAELSVVNSPNMTGISGDRETVQDLVAALSERGVFARVIGVRYPAHTSLINGLGDTVRAASQRQLANPKFLDSEIDCFGSTLGAAITPDLPVDQYWFWNLRNTVRFDKAVAAAAELNVDTFVELAEHPTLQLAIHENLAARGGDEMASRVVSTSVRTATDLREFTTNLAQLAVHDLNYRWDLLRVDSEHPAAEPLPDFPNTLMNETTLWLPYDEVLPRRKTATPTSRPAVPEVGAASPSAQPRLLAEEWVRLTRRSLTRPRSIGLIDHTGDCAELVEALCAAAAELGATARSIDSESAAAQDDLDTHVILLPASPKLDAVAAADRVAAFFAERAWWPGVHGGVTDCWLVTVAGEAVVTDDGPPDLVHAAASAGFRSIGAKYPGVRFRHLDLPAGASAATAAPVLKALHTAGESELALRDGGLYAKRVVPGEKCAAGTAAARPGHVLIVGGTGKLGLEFCGHFAQQGAQRITLVSRTGETTAVGERLRQIRSATTTHIEVARCDLSDPASVAQLAERHRDAPADVIIHGAVEYSGVELEDITTDKVHAALSAKVVGIARILRSFPRTDDCRVVLCSSVSATVGGRGLALYAAGNRMLDALAHHVRAEGLDCVSVQWGHWKVHLDDSGLAMLSGLGVVPMAPADALAVGMTRLATNAAVAAFDLDRARSVLATCGRDSLLAQLSEPEPAAAPAAGPAPSVAVEAPAGASHRLMSLLAGAIGVDSVEAIDTTIPMVAIGLDSLQALEFRRRVKKEFDHELDVADLLGGASIADVLAKLDA
- a CDS encoding putative formyltransferase, coding for MRVVSFGFQTWGHKTLQALIELGHDVVLAVTHPASAESYKAIWSASVEELAREHGIPVHVTTRADAETIDVVKRAEPDVIVVNSWYSWMPPELYTLPPHGTLNLHDSLLPKFTGFSPVLWALISGETEFGLTVHRMDEGLDTGDILVQRSLPIGASDTGTDLVVKGMELIPGALREALDALESGTARWRPQHKAERTYFHKRSERDSLIDWNWPAEDLERFVRALSDPYPRPFTHYRGERIEVLQARVSEARYGGTPGRVIVQEGGGAVVSGPSAYRGGNHGLVITLVRDADGVERRGDEFFVRGGYLTDQA
- the mbtG gene encoding L-lysine N6-monooxygenase MbtG (frameshifted, insertion at around 2143193), which codes for MGWVDRGRPAPAHDTWARYLRWVAEVAGLKVVQGEARKIAVEQSRWAVHTSGSTVCADALMVTGPGQPERSMLSGDPRVLSIAQFWARAGQHERIVADSVAVIGGGETAASILNELFHHRVSSITAISPQATLFTRGEGFFENSLFSDPAGWRSLSHAERRNCIARTDRGVFSARVQESLLADERITHLRGRVARVFDQDNKIWITLRTDNCGEPQETLHRYDLVIDGSGADPLWFLPLLQPDAVGLLESEVGAPLSGERLEECIGPDLAIAGVNPKLFLPNLSGVNEGPGFPNLSCLGLLSDRVLGAEIQRAAATTSMGRSGEYQSV
- a CDS encoding putative phenyloxazoline synthase MbtB/thioesterase yields the protein MPRTLGWIRQFHKPESPGSPTLLVFPHAGAGASAYRAFSKALSSKFDVIVFQYPGRQDRAAEPPLGSLPEIAAGAFEEFARSDHNRGVPVAAFGHSMGGWVAFEFARIAEANGVDVAHLTVSAAVAPCNAANKPSHPETDEEILTHLAALEGTNSDVFGNRDLMRLALPVIKADYRACDAYACDEDVRISAPIHALGGDQDPIVTLGDLYGWGKHTDSVEVTMFDGGHFFLNEHTEAIAELLAGELRQSESRS
- a CDS encoding protein mbtH codes for the protein MSINPFDDEDGTFYVLTNDEEQHSLWPESIGRPAGWRVVFGADSRANCLAYVEQHWTDMRPKTLRDAMAAD
- a CDS encoding putative polyketide synthase MbtC, producing the protein MTYGRTVTAGSTEDHIVISGLAVEAPGGIDTPAALWQALTESRELIGPFPRDRGWPLDELFSVSEMDGWGPVHDAGGFLDSATTFDPTLFGITHREALVMHPQQRVAMRVAWKALENTGINPGTLDGEFVGCFVGMSPMEYGPRASVADAFTGHRIASLGQLGGAARISHSLGLTGPSISLDTACASSLTAVHLAATAVAFDECDWALAGGVCVMGSPGAFYEFSRLNALSDDGHCRAYSDDASGTVWGEGAGMVVIERESRAKQLGHHIYGRILAIRTNHNGKGKPILVPRVRAQEQVVRKTLDVVGIDPADVGMIEGHGTATQAGDPVELLALFKTYGAAGSQALLGSIKSNLGHPQAASGILGLIKLLLAGHHGQIPPTLYADNPTKMLDWDLVGLRLATKVHPWPAKDGIRYGATSSFGAGGANAHAIIEMPAAAGEVTK